A genomic region of Pseudomonas frederiksbergensis contains the following coding sequences:
- a CDS encoding MFS transporter: MSSGSSTTTDLKAPPIASPTLSTALVILLAFCCGAVVANLYYAQPIVELIAPQIGLSSEHASLIVSLTQFGYALGLFFLVPLADLMENRRLVVGFSLAASLCMAGAALSQTASTFLICSLLIGLTSVAVQILVPLAAHMAPEKSRGQVVGNIMSGLLLGILLSRPIASTLAESFGWHGVFFGASALMAMIAVLMGVALPQRMPAHRASYGALISSIFTLACRYAVLRERSLYQGLLFASFSIFWTIAPVELIRHHHFSQTQVALFTLVGAVGAIAAPIAGRLADAGHAKRGTVIALILAPASLLIAALPSSGYLWLVVSAVLLDFAVQLNMVLGQREVYALDPHSRARLNAVYMTSIFLGGALGSLLASPLYERLGWNLFVCLAALVPAVAAVLFFSRMRASAKV; encoded by the coding sequence ATGTCCTCTGGCAGCTCCACAACGACCGATCTAAAGGCGCCCCCTATTGCGTCGCCAACCCTGTCCACTGCGCTGGTAATTTTGCTCGCCTTCTGTTGTGGAGCCGTCGTCGCGAATCTGTATTACGCCCAGCCAATCGTTGAACTGATCGCGCCTCAGATTGGCCTATCAAGCGAGCACGCCAGCCTCATCGTTTCATTGACTCAGTTCGGATACGCATTGGGTCTGTTCTTTTTGGTGCCCTTGGCTGACCTGATGGAAAATCGTCGGCTGGTGGTTGGCTTCTCGCTGGCTGCTTCCTTGTGCATGGCCGGTGCCGCACTGAGCCAAACGGCTTCAACGTTTCTGATCTGTTCGTTGCTGATCGGCCTCACTTCGGTCGCAGTGCAAATCCTGGTGCCGCTGGCAGCGCACATGGCGCCAGAAAAGTCCCGCGGCCAAGTGGTGGGCAACATCATGAGTGGTTTGCTGTTGGGGATTCTTCTTTCACGCCCGATCGCCAGTACACTCGCCGAGTCGTTCGGCTGGCACGGTGTGTTTTTCGGTGCGTCTGCCCTGATGGCGATGATTGCAGTCTTGATGGGTGTCGCTCTTCCGCAACGAATGCCCGCTCACCGTGCCAGCTACGGGGCGTTGATCAGTTCGATTTTTACCTTGGCGTGCCGCTACGCCGTGCTTCGTGAGCGCTCTTTGTATCAAGGATTACTCTTTGCCAGTTTCAGCATTTTCTGGACGATTGCGCCTGTCGAACTCATCCGTCATCACCATTTCAGCCAAACACAGGTAGCGCTGTTTACCTTGGTTGGTGCTGTAGGTGCGATAGCGGCTCCGATTGCAGGACGCCTGGCGGATGCCGGTCACGCAAAACGGGGTACCGTCATCGCTTTGATTCTTGCGCCGGCTTCGCTTTTGATCGCTGCGCTGCCAAGCTCAGGTTACCTGTGGTTGGTGGTTAGCGCAGTGCTGCTGGACTTTGCTGTTCAACTGAACATGGTGCTGGGACAGCGTGAGGTCTATGCTCTTGATCCGCACAGTCGCGCTCGCTTGAATGCGGTATACATGACCAGTATTTTCCTTGGCGGAGCCTTGGGCTCACTGCTGGCGAGTCCGCTTTACGAACGATTGGGATGGAATTTGTTCGTCTGTCTGGCTGCTTTGGTCCCCGCCGTTGCTGCCGTGCTGTTTTTTAGCCGCATGCGCGCTAGCGCAAAAGTGTGA
- a CDS encoding IS5 family transposase has protein sequence MKQMSFADAEYAGKRKQTRRERFLIEMDQVVPWKGLIALIEPNYPKGEGGRPAYPLMAMLRVHLMQNWFGYSDPAMEEALYETTILRQFSGLHLDRIPDETTILNFRRLLEKHELAGGILQVINGYLGDRGLMLRQGTVVDATIIHAPSSTKNKEGKRDPEMHQTKKGNMYFFGMKAHIGVDAESGLVHSLVGTAANVADVTQVDQLLHGEESYVSGDAGYTGVDKRPEHQNRKMIWSIAARPSSYKKHAKKSLIGRLRRKIEYAKAQVRAKVEHPFRVIKRQFGYTKVRFRGLMKNTAQQATLFALSNLWMMRKRLLVAGEMRL, from the coding sequence ATGAAACAGATGTCCTTCGCCGATGCCGAGTACGCCGGCAAACGTAAGCAGACCCGCCGCGAGCGTTTCCTGATCGAGATGGATCAGGTCGTGCCCTGGAAGGGTCTGATTGCCTTGATCGAGCCGAATTATCCGAAAGGCGAAGGTGGTCGTCCGGCGTATCCATTGATGGCGATGTTGCGGGTTCATCTGATGCAGAACTGGTTCGGCTACAGCGATCCGGCGATGGAAGAAGCGCTGTACGAGACCACTATCCTGCGCCAGTTTTCGGGGCTGCATCTGGATCGGATTCCCGATGAAACCACGATCCTCAACTTCCGACGTCTGTTGGAAAAACATGAGTTGGCCGGCGGGATTTTGCAGGTCATCAACGGTTATCTGGGCGACCGTGGCCTGATGTTGCGCCAAGGTACGGTGGTCGATGCGACGATCATTCATGCGCCGAGTTCGACCAAGAATAAAGAGGGTAAACGCGACCCCGAAATGCATCAGACGAAGAAGGGGAACATGTATTTCTTCGGGATGAAAGCGCATATCGGCGTCGATGCCGAGTCGGGTTTGGTGCATAGCCTGGTGGGCACGGCGGCCAATGTGGCGGACGTGACGCAGGTCGATCAGTTGCTGCATGGCGAGGAATCATACGTGTCTGGCGATGCCGGTTACACCGGTGTGGACAAGCGTCCTGAGCATCAGAATCGCAAGATGATCTGGTCGATTGCCGCACGGCCCAGCAGCTATAAAAAACACGCGAAAAAGAGTTTGATCGGGCGCCTGCGGCGCAAAATCGAATATGCGAAAGCACAAGTCCGGGCGAAGGTTGAGCATCCATTCCGAGTGATCAAGCGTCAGTTTGGCTATACGAAAGTGCGCTTTCGCGGCCTGATGAAAAACACCGCGCAACAGGCCACGCTATTTGCCCTGTCGAACCTGTGGATGATGCGAAAACGGCTGCTGGTCGCGGGAGAGATGCGCCTGTAA
- a CDS encoding DsbA family oxidoreductase: MKNNFIALAFDFLNPWCWMGEKRLRQAMAKTGVILPIDYQACRSAHPKAQIGMDYRTYRENRFGSQAKTYEEALSLAAAEFGISLDFSRITTMPDTEPALRLMQWQKGRGKCPRTLFDGIYQAHFCEGKDISDPASLLALLKQDAEERQMAMNFLRSEDGVEDLVKAERETIAWCGRLTPGMKLGETLISGAQPSEILATLLKP, translated from the coding sequence ATGAAAAACAATTTCATCGCCTTAGCCTTTGATTTCCTCAACCCTTGGTGTTGGATGGGTGAAAAACGCCTGCGTCAAGCCATGGCCAAAACCGGGGTAATCCTCCCTATCGACTACCAGGCTTGTCGGTCAGCGCATCCGAAAGCGCAGATTGGCATGGACTATCGAACATACCGAGAGAATCGCTTCGGCAGCCAAGCCAAAACCTATGAAGAGGCCCTGTCCCTTGCCGCTGCGGAATTCGGCATCTCGTTGGACTTCAGCCGGATCACCACGATGCCGGATACGGAGCCTGCACTTCGGCTCATGCAGTGGCAGAAGGGTAGGGGTAAATGCCCCCGAACCCTGTTTGACGGTATTTACCAAGCGCATTTTTGCGAAGGGAAGGACATAAGCGATCCAGCGTCGCTTCTCGCATTACTGAAGCAAGATGCCGAAGAGCGACAAATGGCCATGAACTTTCTGCGTAGCGAGGACGGCGTTGAGGATCTCGTGAAGGCCGAGCGCGAAACCATCGCGTGGTGTGGACGGCTGACACCAGGCATGAAGTTAGGCGAGACGCTAATAAGCGGCGCGCAGCCATCAGAAATATTGGCAACACTTCTTAAACCTTGA